A region from the Pseudonocardia petroleophila genome encodes:
- a CDS encoding IclR family transcriptional regulator codes for MPGSIQSIERAAAVLRLLGSTHRSLGINEIAAALDLPRPTAHGIVRTLREVGFVEQDPSSRYVLGGALRELGRGGWDRHDLRARAMNWADSLAGSTGLAVHLGVPDAGAVRLVHHVFRPDGTAQSIRTGEEQPLHATALGKCLLAFAPVATPPPRDLTLTRYTGRTCVTVAALDAQLAVARRRGWAGDSGEFEPGVGGAAAALRGSGGLVAGAIGVVGPVEELFGLGGELRAAVAVHLVAAAREISASLVEGTA; via the coding sequence ATGCCGGGATCCATCCAGTCGATCGAGCGCGCGGCGGCGGTGCTGCGCCTGCTCGGCAGCACCCACCGGTCGCTGGGCATCAACGAGATCGCGGCCGCGCTGGACCTGCCCCGGCCCACCGCGCACGGGATCGTCCGCACGCTGCGCGAGGTGGGGTTCGTCGAGCAGGACCCGTCGTCGCGGTACGTGCTGGGCGGTGCGCTGCGCGAGCTGGGCCGCGGCGGCTGGGACCGGCACGACCTGCGCGCCCGCGCCATGAACTGGGCCGACTCGCTGGCCGGCAGCACCGGGCTCGCCGTCCATCTGGGGGTGCCCGACGCGGGCGCGGTCCGGCTGGTGCACCACGTCTTCCGCCCCGACGGCACGGCGCAGTCCATCCGGACCGGCGAGGAGCAGCCGCTGCACGCCACCGCACTGGGCAAGTGCCTGCTCGCGTTCGCCCCCGTCGCGACGCCGCCCCCGCGGGACCTGACGCTGACCCGTTACACCGGCCGCACCTGCGTCACCGTCGCGGCGCTGGACGCCCAGCTCGCCGTGGCGCGGCGGCGCGGGTGGGCGGGTGACAGCGGGGAGTTCGAGCCCGGTGTCGGCGGGGCGGCGGCGGCGCTGCGGGGCAGCGGCGGGCTGGTGGCCGGGGCGATCGGCGTCGTCGGGCCGGTGGAGGAGCTGTTCGGGCTCGGCGGGGAGCTGCGGGCGGCGGTGGCGGTGCACCTCGTCGCCGCCGCCCGCGAGATCTCCGC
- a CDS encoding MIP/aquaporin family protein has product MKNSYLGELSAEFLGTMILILFGTGVVAQVVTAPDGSLGDHDSIAWAWGIGVTLGVYVAARLSGAHLNPAVTIALAAFKGFSWRKVAPYALAQTAGAFVAALIVRFVYSDLIDKVDPNHTIATQGIFSTLPGNGVEGVGVGTAFFDQIVGTAILVFVIFALTTAANNPPMANLGPVVVGLLVVGIGMAWGANAGYAINPARDFGPRLASFVTGYTTAFLDQNGDLYFWLPIIAPIIGGLIGGALFKYMIEGFLPNEPETVVVSEPNQNA; this is encoded by the coding sequence ATGAAGAACTCGTACCTGGGTGAGCTGAGTGCCGAGTTCCTCGGCACCATGATCCTCATCCTGTTCGGGACCGGGGTGGTGGCGCAGGTCGTCACGGCCCCCGACGGCAGCCTCGGCGACCACGACTCGATCGCGTGGGCCTGGGGCATCGGCGTCACGCTGGGCGTCTACGTCGCGGCCCGGCTGTCCGGCGCGCACCTCAACCCGGCGGTGACGATCGCGCTCGCCGCGTTCAAGGGCTTCTCGTGGCGCAAGGTGGCGCCGTACGCGCTCGCGCAGACGGCGGGCGCGTTCGTCGCCGCGCTGATCGTGCGCTTCGTGTACTCCGACCTGATCGACAAGGTGGACCCGAACCACACGATCGCGACGCAGGGCATCTTCTCGACGCTGCCCGGCAACGGGGTGGAGGGCGTCGGCGTCGGCACGGCGTTCTTCGACCAGATCGTCGGCACCGCGATCCTGGTGTTCGTCATCTTCGCGCTGACGACGGCGGCCAACAACCCGCCGATGGCGAACCTCGGGCCGGTGGTCGTCGGGCTGCTGGTCGTCGGCATCGGCATGGCGTGGGGCGCCAACGCCGGCTACGCGATCAACCCGGCCCGCGACTTCGGGCCGCGGCTGGCGTCGTTCGTCACCGGGTACACGACGGCGTTCCTCGACCAGAACGGCGATCTGTACTTCTGGTTGCCGATCATCGCGCCGATCATCGGGGGCCTGATCGGCGGGGCGCTGTTCAAGTACATGATCGAGGGGTTCCTGCCGAACGAACCGGAGACCGTCGTGGTGTCCGAGCCCAACCAGAACGCCTGA